In Vagococcus luciliae, one genomic interval encodes:
- the alr gene encoding alanine racemase, producing MIESTHRPSQVVVDLSAIEYNIKQELARLNDEQVLFAVVKANAYGHGAIEVAKACEKAGATGFCVSNLDEALELRSAGLTLPILVLSYVSTNYLDLAISQTISLTAPSLDWLKEAEDYLTQTTLTNPLSVHLKIDTGMGRIGLRDDDEMVQAKELFVLSNHMTLDGIFTHFSCADTKDTSYFELQQQRFTRAMDIFSDLEIPYIHTSNSATALWHDAWNSNMIRFGDALYGLNPSGKTLKLPYELKPALSLTTELIHVKQVSAGEKIGYGATYTAEKEEWIGTLPIGYADGLIRKFQGYHVIIDGEYAEIVGRVCMDQCMIRLSKRYAVGTPVTIFGKNGELENTLDDAAEFIDTINYEIICGLTDRLPRYYLNERINN from the coding sequence ATGATAGAGAGTACACATAGACCCAGTCAAGTTGTGGTGGATTTATCTGCCATTGAATACAATATTAAACAAGAATTAGCTCGATTAAATGATGAGCAAGTCTTATTTGCAGTCGTCAAAGCCAATGCTTATGGTCACGGAGCGATTGAAGTAGCAAAAGCTTGTGAAAAAGCAGGTGCAACAGGTTTTTGTGTGTCAAATTTGGATGAAGCGCTAGAATTGAGATCTGCTGGATTAACGTTACCAATTTTGGTACTTAGTTATGTTTCAACAAATTACCTTGATTTAGCTATCTCACAAACAATTTCTTTGACTGCTCCATCGTTAGATTGGCTAAAAGAAGCAGAAGATTACTTAACGCAAACAACATTAACTAACCCATTAAGTGTTCACTTAAAGATTGATACAGGGATGGGGCGTATTGGACTAAGAGATGACGATGAGATGGTTCAAGCAAAAGAATTATTTGTTTTATCGAATCATATGACCTTAGATGGTATTTTTACGCATTTTTCTTGTGCTGATACGAAAGATACTAGTTATTTTGAGTTACAACAACAACGATTTACGCGTGCGATGGACATTTTTTCTGATTTAGAGATTCCCTACATTCATACATCAAACTCTGCGACAGCTTTGTGGCATGATGCGTGGAATAGTAACATGATTCGTTTTGGTGATGCATTGTACGGATTAAATCCTTCAGGTAAGACGCTTAAATTACCTTATGAATTAAAACCTGCGTTATCTCTTACAACTGAGTTAATCCATGTTAAACAAGTTTCAGCCGGAGAAAAAATCGGTTATGGTGCCACGTATACTGCTGAAAAGGAAGAATGGATTGGGACATTGCCAATTGGGTATGCAGATGGACTGATTCGAAAATTTCAAGGCTATCATGTGATCATTGATGGAGAGTATGCTGAAATTGTTGGGCGTGTATGCATGGATCAATGCATGATTCGTTTGTCAAAAAGATACGCTGTTGGGACACCAGTAACTATTTTTGGAAAAAATGGTGAGCTAGAAAACACATTAGATGACGCTGCTGAATTTATTGACACGATTAATTATGAAATTATCTGTGGCTTAACAGATCGATTGCCACGTTATTATCTAAATGAAAGGATAAACAATTAG
- a CDS encoding DegV family protein, whose translation MNIAIVTDSTAYLQEQYHDHKNLFVLSVPLIIDDVVYQEGIDITDKEFYQKLKQAKEFPKTSQPAIGEVYELYETLAESGYDAVISIHLSTGISGFITTLNGVSKDFSTIDIYPFDSYITSGPMGRMVEVALEMTENEEADPKEIIAHLEKMREVCEGYIVVDDLNHLVRGGRLKNGAAIIGTLLKIKPILRFQDGDIILSEKIRSQKKALSRVIDIVLQEVPSQPHDSMFYVIHCNNIEVAEHVKEDMLKRDNQLEVILCDFGPVIGTHLGEKSIGIGVIPKN comes from the coding sequence ATGAATATTGCAATAGTGACGGATAGCACCGCTTATTTACAAGAGCAGTACCATGATCATAAGAATTTATTTGTCTTATCTGTTCCATTAATCATTGATGATGTGGTTTATCAAGAAGGAATTGATATTACAGATAAAGAGTTTTATCAAAAATTAAAGCAAGCAAAAGAATTTCCTAAAACAAGCCAGCCTGCCATAGGGGAAGTCTATGAGCTGTATGAAACATTAGCAGAGTCTGGGTATGATGCGGTGATAAGTATTCATTTATCTACTGGAATATCAGGATTTATTACTACTTTAAATGGTGTATCGAAAGATTTTTCAACTATTGATATTTACCCGTTTGATTCTTATATTACAAGTGGTCCAATGGGAAGAATGGTTGAGGTCGCTTTAGAAATGACCGAAAATGAAGAGGCTGATCCAAAAGAAATTATCGCTCATTTAGAAAAAATGAGAGAGGTTTGTGAGGGATACATCGTGGTGGATGATTTAAATCATCTCGTTCGTGGTGGACGTTTAAAAAATGGGGCAGCAATTATTGGAACATTATTAAAAATTAAACCCATTTTACGTTTTCAAGATGGTGATATTATTTTATCTGAGAAAATCCGTTCTCAAAAAAAAGCATTATCTCGTGTGATTGATATTGTCTTACAAGAAGTACCTAGTCAGCCACATGATAGTATGTTTTATGTGATCCATTGCAATAACATAGAAGTTGCAGAACACGTAAAAGAAGACATGCTAAAAAGAGATAACCAATTAGAAGTCATTTTATGTGATTTTGGTCCAGTGATTGGTACCCATCTGGGGGAAAAATCAATTGGAATTGGTGTTATTCCGAAAAATTAG
- a CDS encoding LCP family protein: protein MPGMSRIDKRKQEEAKKYAPKDKKIDTQQANGTKPPKNQDIPPKKKGKKKKSFLFWVLMVLVALIALSGVGYAKGYFTAKADKDNKEFKMTAFNGQKSQDDSINILLLGSDSRGEDQGRSDSIMIAHYNRKTKQPQIVSIMRDTFVAIPTQDGIEYNKINAAYSYGGPEMVRQTIENNFGVPIQYYAVVNFDSFPKIIDVLAPGGLPVVAEKDLEVEGTVIKKGQTNLSGHEALQYARFRKDEEGDFGRVRRQQQVMSAITKQATNPLHAWKLPEMLGAVVGYTQTDVPMSTYLSVGNSYLFSSHKSLEILTVPVEGSWNNGYYDYAGSVLEINEEMNKEAIQKFFSK, encoded by the coding sequence ATGCCTGGCATGTCTCGGATAGATAAAAGAAAACAAGAAGAAGCCAAAAAATATGCACCAAAGGATAAAAAAATCGATACACAACAAGCTAATGGAACTAAACCACCTAAGAATCAAGATATACCACCAAAGAAGAAAGGCAAAAAGAAAAAATCGTTTCTTTTTTGGGTATTGATGGTACTCGTTGCGTTAATTGCTTTATCTGGTGTGGGGTATGCTAAAGGCTATTTTACAGCTAAGGCTGATAAAGATAATAAAGAGTTTAAAATGACAGCTTTTAATGGTCAAAAAAGTCAAGATGATAGCATCAATATTTTATTACTAGGTAGTGACTCGCGTGGAGAAGACCAAGGTCGTTCGGATTCGATTATGATTGCCCATTATAATCGAAAAACGAAGCAACCTCAAATTGTATCGATTATGAGGGATACGTTTGTTGCGATTCCGACACAAGACGGGATTGAGTACAATAAAATCAATGCAGCGTATTCGTATGGTGGACCAGAGATGGTGAGACAAACGATTGAAAATAATTTTGGTGTGCCAATTCAGTATTATGCTGTGGTGAACTTTGATTCGTTTCCTAAAATTATTGATGTGCTAGCTCCGGGAGGATTACCAGTAGTAGCTGAAAAAGATTTAGAAGTGGAAGGAACTGTGATTAAGAAAGGGCAAACAAACTTAAGTGGACATGAAGCGTTACAGTATGCTCGATTTAGAAAAGATGAAGAAGGAGATTTTGGGCGAGTAAGACGCCAGCAACAAGTCATGAGTGCCATTACCAAACAAGCAACTAATCCACTTCATGCATGGAAGTTACCAGAGATGTTAGGAGCGGTTGTTGGCTACACGCAAACGGACGTGCCAATGTCTACTTATTTATCTGTTGGGAATAGCTATTTATTTAGCTCACATAAATCACTTGAAATCTTAACAGTCCCTGTAGAAGGCTCATGGAATAATGGATATTATGATTATGCAGGAAGTGTTTTGGAAATCAATGAAGAGATGAATAAAGAAGCGATACAGAAATTTTTCAGTAAATAA
- the efp gene encoding elongation factor P, with protein MISAVDLRAGNTFEKDGKLIKVLEASHHKPGKGNTVMRMKLKDLRSGSTVETTMRPDEKVKKAHIDTKAVQYLYIQDDMAVFMDLETYEQYEIPVSVIEHELNYLLDNMEVSIQFYDTEVVGVSLPSSVVLTVAETQPSIKGATVSGSGKPATMETGLVVSVPDFIEVGDKLEINTSEGNYMKRAK; from the coding sequence ATGATATCAGCAGTTGATTTAAGAGCAGGAAACACATTTGAAAAAGATGGTAAATTAATCAAAGTTTTAGAAGCAAGTCATCACAAACCTGGTAAAGGTAATACGGTTATGCGTATGAAATTAAAAGATTTACGTTCAGGTTCAACCGTCGAAACAACGATGCGTCCTGATGAAAAAGTAAAAAAAGCACATATTGATACAAAAGCTGTACAATATTTATACATCCAAGATGATATGGCAGTGTTTATGGATTTAGAAACATATGAACAATATGAAATTCCCGTATCAGTGATTGAGCATGAATTAAACTACTTGTTAGATAACATGGAAGTGTCAATCCAATTCTATGATACAGAAGTTGTTGGGGTATCTTTACCATCATCTGTTGTGTTAACAGTAGCAGAAACTCAACCTTCAATTAAAGGGGCAACTGTTTCAGGTTCTGGTAAACCAGCGACAATGGAAACAGGCTTAGTAGTAAGTGTTCCAGATTTTATTGAAGTAGGCGATAAATTAGAAATTAACACGTCTGAAGGAAACTACATGAAACGTGCGAAATAA
- a CDS encoding GNAT family N-acetyltransferase encodes MKLREIQTEDYKLVEEVIIKAFEQSDHGHNGEATLVETIRELPTYNQELEIVALIDNGIVGHGVLSEAVVKNDINALKGLVLAPLSVVPDYQNQGIGSHVLLELEK; translated from the coding sequence ATGAAGCTAAGAGAGATCCAAACTGAAGATTATAAGCTCGTTGAAGAAGTGATTATTAAAGCTTTTGAGCAAAGTGATCATGGTCATAATGGTGAAGCAACATTAGTCGAAACAATTAGAGAACTGCCAACTTACAATCAAGAGTTGGAAATCGTGGCTCTTATAGATAATGGTATCGTGGGACATGGTGTGTTAAGTGAGGCTGTGGTAAAAAATGATATAAATGCCTTAAAAGGTTTGGTGTTAGCACCTCTTTCAGTGGTACCAGATTATCAAAATCAAGGAATTGGCAGTCACGTGTTATTAGAGTTAGAAAAATGA
- a CDS encoding heavy metal-binding domain-containing protein, giving the protein MLITTTENIPGKTYEIIGEVFGLTTNSKNVVRNIGAGLKNIVGGEIKAYTEMQEESRELAIQRLKENAKKMGADAIVMMRFDSGSIGADMQSVAAYGTAVKFV; this is encoded by the coding sequence ATGCTAATTACAACAACAGAAAATATACCTGGAAAAACATACGAAATTATTGGTGAAGTATTTGGTTTAACAACTAATTCAAAAAACGTTGTCCGCAATATAGGTGCTGGTCTTAAAAATATCGTGGGCGGAGAAATTAAAGCTTATACTGAAATGCAAGAAGAATCCCGAGAATTAGCAATTCAACGATTGAAAGAAAATGCTAAAAAAATGGGAGCTGATGCAATTGTGATGATGCGTTTTGATTCAGGTTCTATTGGAGCTGATATGCAGTCAGTCGCAGCATATGGTACAGCCGTAAAATTTGTTTAA